In a genomic window of Flavobacterium sp. KACC 22761:
- a CDS encoding HesA/MoeB/ThiF family protein, whose protein sequence is MSIIQEFLRYNRQTILPEIGDEGQEKLKKARVLVIGAGGLGCPILQYIATAGAGFIGIMDFDTIEIHNLHRQILYTENEIGQYKSIVAKEVVSKLNPLIEVVAINEKLTPENASKIMEQYDIVVDGSDNFSTRYLVNDTCVVLKKPLVYGSILKFEGQIAVFNHNGSKNLRDLFPEMPDPKDVPNCNLNGVLGTLPGIIGNMMAHETLKLILELPTLNNELVIFNTLNWNFIKLNF, encoded by the coding sequence ATGAGCATTATACAAGAATTCCTTCGTTACAACAGGCAAACTATACTTCCCGAAATTGGCGATGAAGGGCAAGAAAAATTAAAAAAAGCACGAGTTTTGGTAATTGGCGCCGGCGGTTTGGGCTGTCCGATTTTGCAATATATTGCCACGGCAGGAGCTGGTTTTATTGGAATCATGGATTTTGATACTATTGAAATTCATAATCTGCACAGACAGATTTTATATACTGAAAATGAAATTGGTCAGTATAAATCTATTGTTGCTAAAGAAGTCGTTTCTAAGCTAAATCCGCTAATTGAAGTTGTTGCCATTAATGAGAAATTAACTCCTGAAAATGCTTCAAAAATTATGGAACAGTATGATATTGTTGTGGATGGTTCTGATAATTTTTCGACTCGTTATCTGGTCAATGATACCTGCGTTGTCTTAAAAAAACCTTTGGTTTACGGAAGTATTTTAAAGTTTGAAGGACAAATTGCAGTTTTCAATCATAATGGAAGTAAAAACCTTCGCGATTTATTTCCGGAAATGCCAGACCCGAAAGATGTTCCGAATTGCAATTTAAATGGCGTTTTAGGAACTTTGCCTGGAATTATCGGGAACATGATGGCACATGAAACGCTGAAATTGATTCTCGAATTACCCACTTTAAATAATGAATTGGTAATTTTCAATACTTTAAACTGGAACTTTATAAAGCTAAATTTCTAA